CCCGTCGCCGCCGTCCCCCTGTGTGCTCGGGCTCACAGACTCGATTCTGTCCCCGGGCACCGACATCGGCCACCGGCCCGGCACCACCTGTGGACAACACTCGGGCGATCACGAGCGCGCAATACCGCATAACGGTCATATTTACGCCTAGTCTGACATTGCGTCCGCTCGTTCTGTCCACAGGACTTGCGCGTCTCGCCCCCTCCGGCTACTGGGAAGGACGGCTCACGCCCATGCCCGCAGACCTCGCCGTCATCGGCCTCGGCCACCTCGGACTGCCCCTCGCCCAGGCCGCCACAGCCGCCGGTATCGACACGATCGGCTACGACACCGACCCCCGGCCGGTCGCCGAGCTGGCCGCCGGACGGCCACCGGTGGACGGCTCCCTCACCCCTTCCGAGATCCGCCGCATGCTGTCGTCCGGCTTCCGCCCCACCACGCACCCCGCCGAGCTGGGCCGCGTCCGCACCGCCGTCATCTGCGCGCCCACCCCGCCCGGCGCCGCCCGGCGCACCCTCGACCTGACCGCCGTCGCGGACGCCGCCCGCGCGCTCGCCGCCCGCCTGCGCCCCCACACGACCGTCCTGCTCGAATCCCCCGTCCCGCCCGGCACCACCGAGGACGTCCTGCGCCCCCTCCTCGAAGAGGGCTCCGGGCTGCGCGCGGGGCGCGACTTCCACCTCGCGTACTCCCCCGCCCGCCTCGACCCCGGCGACCGCGCCCACGGCTACGCCCACACGCCGAAGGTCATCGGCGGCCTCACCCCCGCCTGCACCGAGTCCGCCGCCGCCTTCTACGGACGCCTCACCGACAAGGTGGTACGCGCGCGTGGCCCCCGCGAGGCCGAGACGGTCAAGCTGCTGGAGACCAACTACCGGCACGTCAACATCGCGCTGGTCAACGAGATGGCGGTCCTCTGCCACGAGCTGGGCGTCGACCTGTGGGACGTCATCCGCTGCGCCGAGACCAAGCCGTTCGGCTTCCAGGCGTTCCGGCCGGGCCCCGGGGTCGGCGGCCACGGCACGCCCGTGGACACGATCGGCCCGTACCGCCCGCTGCGCCTGGTGGAGATGGCGGGCCAGATCAACGAACGCATGCCCCAGTACGTCACCCAGCGCTGCGCCACGCTCCTCAACGAGCACGGCAAGTCCGTGCGCGGCGCCCGTGTGCTGCTGCTCGGCATCACGTACAAACCCGATCTCGCCGACCGCGAGGGCTCGCCCGCGCCGCGGATCGCGCAACGGCTGATGGACATGGGCGCGACGGTCAGCTACCACGACCCGTACGTGCCGGTCTGGCGGGTGCGCGACCTGCCGGTCCCGCGCGCGGACTCCCTGTACGAGGCGGCCGCGGGCGCCGACCTGACGATCCTGCTCCAGCACCACCGCACGTACGACCTCCAGGGCCTGGCCGTGAAGGCGCAGTTGCTGCTGGACACGCGGGGCGCCACCCCGGTCGGCGCGGCCCACCGCCTCTGACGGCCCGGCGCGCCGGGTATCGGCCTGCTTCCGGGCAGGTCACGGTCGGAAATCGCCGGGCCCGCTGTCACAGGGGGCTGCTAGTGTCCGCCTCTGATTCGCGCGCGGCCGTGCACACGTCAGGTGCCGGCCGCCTCGCTCCGTTCAGGGGGATTCCCAGCATGAGCCAGTCCGTTCCGCCGCCGCAGTCCGGCAACCCGTTCGCAGGCGGCCCCGGCCCCGGCGCCGACCCGGCCGCGCAGCAGCAGCCGTTCGCCGCGTACCCGGTGCAGCCCCCGGCGCCCGCGCGGAACAACCTGGCGCTCGGCCTGCTCGCCGCGTTCGTCGCCGCCCTGGTCGCCGCGGGCGCGTACGGCGGCATCGCCGGTGCCATCGACCGCGAGGTCGGCTACGCCGCGGTCGGTGTCGGCCTGCTCGTCGGCTTCCTCGCGGGCAAGGTCGGCGGCCGGAACCCGGTCCTGCCGGTCGTCTCGGCGGTCATCGCGGCCGGCGCCGTCTACCTGGGCCAGCTGGTCACCATCGCGGTCCTGCTCGACAAGCTCGGCGAGGGCTCGTTCGCGGAGATCTTCTTCCAGAACTTCGGCGGCGTGATGGAGCTGTGGAAGCTGGCCGCCGACGGCATGACGTACGTCTTCATCGCCATCGGCGCGGTCGCGGCCTTCGCCGGTGCCAGGAAGGGCGCCGCGTAAGCACGCGGCGGTACGGCGAAACGCCGCGCCGCACGGCGGAACGCCACGGGGAGGGGCCCCACCGAACTGGTGCGGGCCCCTCCCCGTGGCCGTCGAACAGGCAGGTCAGCGGCTGTGCTGCGAGTCCGCGACGGTCACCTCGACGCGCTGGAACTCCTTCAGCTCGCTGTAGCCCGTGGTCGCCATCGCCCGGCGCAGCGCGCCGAAGAAGTTCATCGACCCGTCCGGCGAGTGCGAGGGACCCGTCAGGATCTCCTCGGTCGTCCCGGCCACACCGAGGTCCACCAGCTTGCCGCGCGGCACGTCCTCGTGGACGGCCTCCATGCCCCAGTGGTGGCCCTTGCCGGGCGCGTCCGTGGCACGGGCCAGCGGGGAGCCCATCATCACGGCGTCGGCACCGCACGCGATGGCCTTCGGCAGGTCGCCGGACCAGCCCACGCCGCCGTCGGCGATGACGTGCACATACCGGCCGCCGGACTCGTCCATGTAGTCGCGGCGGGCGGCGGCCACGTCGGCGACTGCCGTGGCCATCGGGACCTGGATGCCCAGGACGTTACGGGTGGTGTGCGCCGCGCCGCCGCCGAAGCCGACCAGCACGCCCGCCGCGCCGGTGCGCATCAGGTGCAGGGCCGCCGTGTAGGTGGCGCAGCCGCCGACGATGACGGGGACGTCGAGCTCGTAGATGAACTGCTTCAGGTTCAGCGGCTCGGCGGCGCCGGACACGTGCTCGGCGGAGACCGTCGTACCGCGGATGACGAAGAT
This genomic window from Streptomyces thermolilacinus SPC6 contains:
- a CDS encoding nucleotide sugar dehydrogenase, which encodes MPADLAVIGLGHLGLPLAQAATAAGIDTIGYDTDPRPVAELAAGRPPVDGSLTPSEIRRMLSSGFRPTTHPAELGRVRTAVICAPTPPGAARRTLDLTAVADAARALAARLRPHTTVLLESPVPPGTTEDVLRPLLEEGSGLRAGRDFHLAYSPARLDPGDRAHGYAHTPKVIGGLTPACTESAAAFYGRLTDKVVRARGPREAETVKLLETNYRHVNIALVNEMAVLCHELGVDLWDVIRCAETKPFGFQAFRPGPGVGGHGTPVDTIGPYRPLRLVEMAGQINERMPQYVTQRCATLLNEHGKSVRGARVLLLGITYKPDLADREGSPAPRIAQRLMDMGATVSYHDPYVPVWRVRDLPVPRADSLYEAAAGADLTILLQHHRTYDLQGLAVKAQLLLDTRGATPVGAAHRL
- a CDS encoding GuaB3 family IMP dehydrogenase-related protein is translated as MTEIEIGRGKRGRRAYAFDDIAVVPSRRTRDPKEVSIAWQIDAYRFELPFLAAPMDSVVSPQTAIAIGRLGGLGVLNLEGLWTRYEDPQPLLDEITELDEETATRRLQEIYAAPINEELIGQRLKEVRDAGVVTAAALSPQRTAQFSKAVVDAGVDIFVIRGTTVSAEHVSGAAEPLNLKQFIYELDVPVIVGGCATYTAALHLMRTGAAGVLVGFGGGAAHTTRNVLGIQVPMATAVADVAAARRDYMDESGGRYVHVIADGGVGWSGDLPKAIACGADAVMMGSPLARATDAPGKGHHWGMEAVHEDVPRGKLVDLGVAGTTEEILTGPSHSPDGSMNFFGALRRAMATTGYSELKEFQRVEVTVADSQHSR